Proteins encoded together in one Variovorax paradoxus EPS window:
- a CDS encoding sugar ABC transporter substrate-binding protein, whose product MFSSRSRRRSTLTLAILSVAASTAFAAGEPVIGLVTKTETNPFFVKMKEGAQEEAKKLGAKLLSGAGKADGDNAGQITAMENMIAAGAKTILITPSDAKAIVPAIKKARDKGIMVIALDSPADPPDATDALFATNNYTAGVLIGEYAKAAMAGKTPKIVALDLLPGHPVGAQRHNGFMKGFGLAANDAKSNELSKAPEIVCMADSFGDQAKAQTAMENCLQKAPEVNLVYTINEPAAAGAYNALKRAGKEKGVLIVSVDGGCQGIKDTNAGIIAATSQQYPLKMAAMGVAAGVEFAKTGKKASGYVDTGVTLIAGKSVAGVDSKDTKTGAELCWGKK is encoded by the coding sequence ATGTTCAGTTCGCGCAGCCGCCGCCGCTCCACCCTGACCCTCGCCATCCTTTCCGTCGCCGCATCCACGGCCTTCGCCGCCGGCGAGCCGGTCATCGGCCTCGTCACCAAGACCGAAACCAACCCCTTCTTCGTGAAGATGAAAGAGGGCGCGCAGGAAGAAGCCAAGAAGCTCGGCGCCAAGCTGCTGTCGGGCGCGGGCAAGGCCGACGGAGACAACGCGGGCCAGATCACCGCGATGGAAAACATGATCGCGGCCGGCGCCAAGACCATCCTCATCACGCCGAGCGACGCCAAGGCGATCGTGCCGGCGATCAAGAAGGCGCGCGACAAGGGGATCATGGTGATCGCGCTCGACAGCCCGGCCGATCCGCCGGACGCGACCGATGCGCTCTTCGCCACCAACAACTACACCGCCGGCGTCCTGATCGGCGAATACGCCAAGGCCGCGATGGCCGGCAAGACGCCCAAGATCGTCGCGCTCGACCTGCTGCCGGGTCACCCGGTCGGTGCACAGCGCCACAACGGCTTCATGAAGGGCTTCGGTCTCGCTGCGAACGACGCCAAGTCGAACGAGCTCTCGAAGGCGCCCGAAATCGTCTGCATGGCCGACAGCTTCGGCGACCAGGCCAAGGCGCAGACCGCGATGGAAAACTGCCTGCAGAAGGCGCCCGAGGTGAACCTGGTCTACACCATCAACGAACCCGCCGCGGCCGGTGCCTACAACGCGCTCAAGCGCGCGGGCAAGGAGAAGGGCGTGCTGATCGTCTCGGTGGACGGCGGCTGCCAGGGCATCAAGGACACCAACGCCGGCATCATCGCCGCGACCTCGCAGCAGTACCCGCTGAAGATGGCCGCCATGGGCGTGGCGGCGGGCGTGGAATTCGCCAAGACCGGCAAGAAGGCCTCGGGCTACGTCGACACCGGCGTGACGCTGATCGCCGGCAAGAGCGTGGCGGGCGTCGACAGCAAGGACACCAAGACCGGCGCCGAGCTGTGCTGGGGCAAGAAGTAA
- a CDS encoding ABC transporter permease, with protein sequence MAKSAAATHHIPWGALGPWLALLGACIFFATQSDRFLTGENLSLILQQVMVVGVIAIGQTLIILTAGIDLSCGMVMALGGIIMTKFATELGMPVPIAILCGIGVTTLFGLINGLLVTRIKLPPFIVTLGTLNIAFAITQLYSSSQTITDLPAGLTGLGTTFAIGSAEVAWGSVLMVALYGLAWFVLRETGAGRHIYAVGNNAEATRLVGIPTQRVLLGVYVAAGVLYGIASLLSVARTGVGDPNAGQTENLDAITAVVLGGTSLFGGRGIVLGSLIGVLIVGVFRNGLTLMGVSSIYQVLVTGVLVILAVAADQLSRKGAR encoded by the coding sequence ATGGCGAAATCCGCAGCAGCAACGCACCACATTCCGTGGGGCGCCCTGGGGCCGTGGCTGGCCCTGCTCGGCGCATGCATCTTCTTCGCGACGCAGTCCGACCGGTTCCTGACCGGCGAGAACCTGTCGCTCATCCTGCAGCAGGTGATGGTGGTCGGCGTGATCGCCATCGGCCAGACGCTGATCATCCTCACGGCCGGCATCGACCTGTCGTGCGGCATGGTGATGGCGCTGGGCGGGATCATCATGACCAAGTTCGCGACCGAGCTCGGCATGCCCGTGCCGATCGCCATTCTTTGCGGCATCGGCGTGACGACGCTCTTCGGGCTCATCAATGGCTTGCTGGTCACGCGCATCAAGCTGCCGCCCTTCATCGTGACGCTGGGCACGCTGAACATCGCATTCGCGATCACGCAGCTCTATTCGTCGTCGCAGACCATCACCGACCTGCCCGCCGGCCTCACCGGTCTGGGCACCACCTTCGCCATCGGCAGCGCCGAAGTGGCGTGGGGCTCGGTGCTGATGGTGGCGCTCTACGGGCTCGCCTGGTTCGTTCTGCGCGAGACGGGTGCGGGCCGCCACATCTATGCGGTGGGCAACAACGCCGAGGCCACGCGCCTCGTGGGCATTCCGACGCAGCGCGTGCTGCTGGGCGTGTACGTGGCGGCGGGCGTGCTGTATGGCATCGCCTCGCTGCTGTCGGTGGCGCGCACCGGCGTGGGCGATCCGAATGCGGGGCAGACCGAGAACCTGGACGCCATCACCGCCGTGGTGCTCGGCGGCACCAGCCTTTTCGGCGGCCGCGGCATCGTGCTGGGCTCGCTCATCGGTGTGCTGATCGTGGGCGTGTTCCGCAACGGGCTCACGCTGATGGGCGTGTCGTCGATCTATCAGGTGCTGGTGACGGGCGTGCTCGTGATTCTTGCCGTGGCCGCGGACCAGCTCTCGCGCAAGGGAGCACGCTGA
- a CDS encoding ATP-binding cassette domain-containing protein, whose protein sequence is MNTVANPKIVMQAKGLVKRYGQVTALDGVDFELREGEILAVIGDNGAGKSSLIKALSGATIPDEGEILLDGAPVHFRNPLDARRAGIETVYQDLAVAPAMTIYENLFLGRELRRPGFLGNVLRMLDKKKMLQESAARMADLKVGIQSMTQAVETLSGGQRQCVAVARSAAFARHVVIMDEPTAALGVKEGNMVLELIRRVRDRGLPVVLISHNMPHVFEVADRIHVARLGKRAAVLNPKKISMSDTVAVMTGAMTADQLPAEAHA, encoded by the coding sequence ATGAACACCGTAGCCAACCCAAAGATCGTCATGCAGGCCAAGGGCCTCGTGAAGCGCTACGGCCAGGTCACCGCGCTCGACGGCGTCGACTTCGAACTGCGCGAGGGCGAAATCCTCGCGGTGATCGGCGACAACGGCGCGGGCAAGTCCTCGCTCATCAAGGCGCTCTCGGGCGCGACCATTCCCGACGAGGGCGAGATCCTGCTCGACGGCGCGCCGGTGCACTTTCGCAATCCGCTCGACGCGCGGCGCGCGGGCATCGAGACGGTCTATCAAGACCTGGCCGTCGCGCCTGCGATGACCATCTACGAAAACCTGTTCCTGGGCCGCGAACTGCGTCGCCCCGGGTTTCTCGGCAACGTGCTGCGCATGCTCGACAAGAAGAAGATGCTGCAGGAAAGCGCAGCGCGCATGGCGGACCTGAAGGTCGGCATCCAGTCGATGACGCAGGCGGTCGAAACCCTCTCGGGCGGCCAGCGCCAGTGCGTGGCGGTGGCGCGCAGCGCGGCCTTCGCGCGGCACGTGGTCATCATGGACGAGCCGACCGCGGCGCTCGGAGTGAAGGAGGGCAACATGGTGCTCGAGCTCATCCGCCGGGTGCGCGACCGCGGCCTGCCGGTGGTGCTCATCAGCCACAACATGCCGCATGTGTTCGAGGTGGCCGATCGCATTCACGTCGCGCGGCTGGGCAAGCGCGCGGCGGTGCTCAACCCGAAGAAGATCAGCATGAGCGACACGGTGGCCGTGATGACCGGTGCCATGACTGCCGACCAACTGCCCGCGGAGGCGCATGCCTGA
- a CDS encoding ROK family transcriptional regulator has translation MPDAEVSSARPPDLLRPRGSNQVGMRQFNERVVLQALRVHTSLPKADLARLTGLSAQTIGLITARLEEDQLIVKQSRVRGRIGQPSVPLALNPDGAFAVGIKVGRRGAEWLLIDFTAQVRERHAMSYDFPDANALLPAIAEHIHRLRDGLGPLAARNVGVGLAAPFLLGGWHRTLGLSKAQSDEWNQMDLLAEVRARTEVPVSFARDTVAACVAELVGGRGHDLKSFLYIFVDTFVGGGLVINSHLHTGAHSNAGALASLPMQSVRADGALPPQVMAEASLWELEQRLQGEGLDPTAAYDDRALQPPFAAATQAWLGSASLALAHAIVSSTAVLDLADVVMDGSMSRALLQALLDQTRAALAQCNWEGLWPPQLHGGRVGAQACALGGAMLPLHANFAPDHDVFLKAA, from the coding sequence ATGCCTGATGCGGAAGTTTCTTCTGCGCGCCCACCCGACCTGCTGCGCCCTCGCGGCTCCAACCAGGTCGGCATGCGCCAGTTCAACGAGCGCGTGGTGCTGCAGGCGCTGCGCGTTCACACGAGCCTGCCCAAGGCCGACCTCGCGCGGCTGACCGGACTGAGCGCGCAGACCATCGGGCTCATCACCGCGCGGCTCGAGGAAGACCAACTCATCGTCAAGCAGAGCCGGGTGCGCGGGCGCATCGGGCAGCCCTCGGTGCCGCTGGCGCTTAACCCCGATGGCGCCTTCGCCGTCGGCATCAAGGTGGGGCGGCGCGGCGCGGAGTGGCTCTTGATCGACTTCACCGCGCAGGTGCGCGAGCGCCATGCGATGAGCTACGACTTTCCCGATGCGAATGCGCTGCTGCCGGCGATTGCCGAGCACATCCATCGGCTGCGTGATGGGCTCGGCCCGCTGGCCGCGCGCAATGTCGGCGTGGGCCTGGCCGCGCCGTTCCTGCTCGGCGGTTGGCATCGCACGCTGGGCCTCTCGAAGGCGCAGTCGGACGAATGGAACCAGATGGACCTGCTGGCCGAAGTGCGGGCGCGCACCGAGGTGCCGGTGAGCTTCGCGCGCGACACGGTCGCGGCCTGCGTGGCCGAACTGGTCGGCGGACGCGGGCACGACCTGAAGAGCTTTCTCTACATCTTCGTCGACACCTTCGTGGGCGGCGGGCTGGTCATCAACTCGCACCTGCACACGGGCGCGCACAGCAACGCGGGCGCGCTGGCTTCGTTGCCGATGCAGTCGGTGCGGGCTGATGGCGCACTGCCGCCGCAGGTGATGGCCGAGGCCTCGCTGTGGGAGCTGGAGCAGCGCCTGCAAGGCGAAGGGCTCGATCCCACGGCCGCTTACGACGACCGCGCGCTGCAGCCGCCTTTTGCCGCCGCGACGCAGGCCTGGCTCGGCTCCGCATCGCTGGCACTGGCGCACGCCATCGTCAGCAGCACCGCGGTGCTCGATCTCGCCGACGTGGTGATGGACGGTTCCATGTCGCGCGCATTGCTGCAGGCGCTGCTCGATCAGACGCGCGCCGCGCTCGCGCAATGCAACTGGGAAGGGCTATGGCCTCCGCAGTTGCATGGTGGCAGGGTAGGCGCGCAGGCCTGTGCGCTCGGCGGGGCGATGCTGCCGCTGCACGCCAACTTCGCGCCCGACCACGACGTGTTCCTGAAAGCGGCCTGA
- a CDS encoding substrate-binding domain-containing protein produces MKKKSEKSVVPARAVAAAVLALCAAALAPKAMADDFLDAAKKKVEIATMTKEKWDGPTTGPKAAAGKTIVFVAGDMKNGGIVGVSKGVEEAARAIGWTVRVIDGQGTVSGRTAALNQALAVKPAGIVVGGFDTTEQKAAFAGAAKSGIPLVGWHSGEQPGPNDKAGLYANVTTVTDDVADVAASWVVADSGGKAGVVIFTDSQYAIALYKARAMEAVIKKCGGCTVLSFEDSPISESSTRMPQLTTSLLQRFGDKWTHSLAINDLYFDFMGPSLTAAGKKGDGSPKAVSAGDGSEAAYQRIRTQRYQAGTVPEPLNMQGWQIVDELNRAFAKEKWSGYVPKVHLVTTGNVGKDGGPKNVFDPDNGYRAQYKAVWVAAPK; encoded by the coding sequence ATGAAGAAGAAGAGTGAGAAGAGTGTGGTTCCCGCGCGCGCCGTCGCCGCCGCCGTGCTGGCGCTGTGCGCCGCCGCGCTGGCGCCCAAGGCGATGGCCGACGACTTCCTGGATGCAGCCAAGAAAAAGGTCGAGATCGCCACCATGACCAAGGAGAAGTGGGACGGCCCCACCACCGGCCCCAAGGCCGCCGCGGGCAAGACCATCGTCTTCGTCGCGGGCGACATGAAGAACGGCGGCATCGTGGGCGTGAGCAAGGGCGTGGAGGAAGCGGCGCGCGCCATCGGCTGGACGGTGCGCGTCATCGACGGCCAGGGCACTGTCAGCGGGCGCACCGCGGCACTCAACCAGGCGCTGGCCGTCAAGCCCGCGGGCATCGTGGTCGGCGGCTTCGACACCACCGAGCAGAAGGCGGCGTTCGCTGGCGCGGCCAAGTCGGGCATTCCGCTGGTCGGCTGGCACTCGGGCGAGCAGCCCGGGCCAAACGACAAGGCCGGCCTCTATGCCAACGTGACCACCGTGACCGACGACGTGGCCGACGTCGCCGCCTCGTGGGTGGTGGCCGACTCGGGCGGCAAGGCCGGCGTGGTGATCTTCACCGACTCGCAGTACGCCATTGCGCTCTACAAGGCGCGCGCGATGGAAGCGGTCATCAAGAAGTGCGGCGGCTGCACCGTGCTGAGCTTCGAGGACAGCCCGATCTCCGAAAGCTCCACCCGCATGCCGCAGCTCACCACGTCGCTGCTACAGCGCTTCGGCGACAAGTGGACGCATTCGCTGGCCATCAACGACCTGTACTTCGATTTCATGGGCCCCTCGCTCACGGCGGCGGGCAAGAAGGGCGATGGATCGCCCAAGGCGGTGTCGGCCGGCGACGGCTCCGAGGCCGCCTACCAGCGCATCCGCACGCAGCGCTACCAGGCCGGCACGGTGCCCGAGCCGCTCAACATGCAGGGCTGGCAGATCGTCGACGAACTCAACCGCGCCTTCGCCAAGGAGAAGTGGTCGGGCTATGTGCCGAAGGTGCACCTGGTGACGACGGGCAACGTGGGCAAGGACGGCGGGCCGAAGAACGTGTTCGATCCGGACAACGGTTATCGGGCGCAATACAAGGCGGTGTGGGTGGCCGCGCCGAAGTAG